A single region of the Salvia miltiorrhiza cultivar Shanhuang (shh) chromosome 8, IMPLAD_Smil_shh, whole genome shotgun sequence genome encodes:
- the LOC130998416 gene encoding uncharacterized protein LOC130998416 — translation MDKNPDLSSLIKSLIQHFGSPESAAKHLSALPQMAESTDKPSSSQTPVEVPGGIFPPAPSPKGSPKRSTTESSVGADVDPVSLQMIETPINPEPISTVPPLESVHSKMAHGSSAKGVENLTKGKTSVHATSKKSTEHPAFGVTQHQTPLPTPSEESIPSSKEESAHASQDTSMERIGEIAKEALLDLASQPGSDVDKASIVAEEECAAGDIPTSMDVDDSEKIPDVGQDVDPEESTDVIDVDTFVPDKKSRKRKAGVVSLRRSSRSKSTRVIPSTLNLSSREDSDVGPTSQPPVLKPKVEHSPNSKSGKVSSASHTTSPRISCSGSSSESEVEVSKSYSTRFYTREAKNALKVLAARKFHNDRRADEDSFQIVNVFPYDAEIVREFYVNLMTEAFDPKSVKFGKVFVRGKVFDFSPTAINKACYTANTNTDDVEVNDDEMTRELTGGKLKAWTSKFAASTLSWKYSVLHKIAVYNWLPSKNTTALTKEQAEFIFKVGKPLAFNFGEQVFANISRAAFKSTGGSMLPFPSLIYNLLVQQKLKEREEIVLVEEKNLLEFSKTLLTPDRVKDLPYEPSRAGPTLSPQPDDEADSAEAKIDMYGEDEDVDRGTAPDVALDVSNIISVKAHLTRETSTSRKGKEPAGDSEVEIDLDVAELIKAREDLLKLKRQVQLMVDRTIKMGQDMLARVDSCEQVFSKLLPFPSSTKKGE, via the exons ATGGACAAAAATCCTGATCTTTCCTCTCTCATCAAGAGTCTGATCCAACACTTTGGATCACCGGAAAGTGCAGCCAAACATCTCTCCGCCCTCCCTCAGATGGCCGAATCAACCGACAAACCCTCATCTTCTCAAACTCCGGTGGAAGTCCCAGGAGGAATTTTTCCTCCAGCTCCTTCTCCAAAGGGCTCTCCGAAGAGAAGTACCACTGAATCGTCTGTGGGAGCTGATGTTGATCCCGTCTCCTTGCAAATGATAGAAACTCCCATCAACCCTGAGCCGATCTCCACTGTTCCTCCTCTTGAGAGTGTTCATTCAAAAATGGCGCATGGTTCCTCTGCGAAAGGTGTCGAAAACCTCACGAAGGGGAAAACTTCTGTTCATGCGACCTCGAAAAAATCCACAGAACATCCAGCTTTTGGTGTTACTCAACATCAAACTCCTCTTCCTACTCCAAGCGAAGAGTCAATTCCGTCTTCAAAAGAGGAATCAGCGCATGCTTCTCAAGATACCTCTATGGAGAGAATTGGGGAAATTGCCAAAGAGGCCCTGCTTGATCTTGCTTCACAACCGGGGTCAGATGTTGATAAAGCTTCTATTGTTGCTGAAGAAGAATGTGCTGCTGGTGATATACCCACATCCATGGATGTTGATGACTCTGAAAAGATTCCTGATGTTGGTCAGGATGTTGATCCAGAAGAAAGCACAGATGTGATTGATGTTGACACCTTTGTTCCTGACAAGAAAAGCCGAAAACGTAAAGCTGGAGTTGTCTCTCTCAGGCGGTCCTCAAGGTCAAAATCCACACGGGTGATCCCTTCTACTCTCAATCTTTCCAGCCGAGAAGACAGTGATGTTGGTCCAACATCACAGCCTCCTGTTCTCAAGCCAAAGGTTGAACATTCTCCCAACTCAAAGAGCGGAAAGGTATCTTCTGCCTCTCACACTACCTCCCCTCGCATCAGCTGCTCTGGAAGCTCCTCTGAATCAGAGGTTGAGGTTAGTAAGTCGTACTCCACTCGTTTTTACACTCGTGAAGCAAAGAATGCTCTCAAAGTGTTGGCTGCTAGGAAGTTTCATAATGATAGACGTGCGGATGAGGATTCTTTTCAAA TTGTTAATGTGTTTCCTTATGATGCTGAGATTGTTAGGGAGTTCTATGTTAATCTGATGACAGAAGCTTTTGACCCAAAATCTGTTAAGTTTGGGAAAGTTTTTGTTAGGGGTAAGGTCTTTGATTTCTCCCCAACTGCCATTAACAAAGCATGTTACACTGCGAATACCAACActgatgatgttgaggttaATGATGATGAGATGACTAGGGAGTTGACTGGAGGGAAACTTAAGGCTTGGACCTCGAAGTTTGCTGCATCCACTTTGTCTTGGAAATATTCTGTGCTTCACAAGATTGCAGTTTACAACTGGCTTCCAAGCAAAAACACTACTGCTCTAACCAAGGAACAAGCTGAATTTATCTTTAAAGTTGGTAAGCCTCTGGCTTTCAACTTTGGTGAGCAAGTGTTTGCTAACATCTCTCGTGCAGCCTTCAAATCCACAGGTGGAAGTATGCTTCCCTTTCCAAGCCTCATCTACAATCTCTTGGTTCAGCAAAAACTtaaggagagagaggaaattGTGCTTGTTGAAGAGAAGAATCTACTTGAGTTTTCCAAAACCCTCCTCACTCCTGATCGTGTCAAAGATCTCCCCTACGAACCTTCACGTGCTGGTCCTACTTTGTCTCCTCAGCCTGATGATGAAGCTGACTCTGCTGAAGCTAAGATTGACATGTATGGTGAAGACGAAGATGTTGATCGTGGGACTGCTCCTGATGTTGCACTTGATGTTTCCAACATCATTTCTGTCAAAGCACATCTCACTAGAGAAACATCCACATCTCGTAAAGGCAAGGAACCAGCTGGAGATTCAGAAGTTGAGATTGATCTTGATGTTGCAGAGCTCATCAAGGCCAGAGAGGATCTTCTCAAGCTCAAAAGACAAGTGCAGTTGATGGTGGATCGGACGATCAAGATGGGACAGGACATGCTTGCACGGGTCGATAGCTGTGAACAAGTTTTCTCAAAACTCCTACCTTTTCCTTCGTCAACAAAAAAGGGGGAGTAG